One region of Salvia miltiorrhiza cultivar Shanhuang (shh) chromosome 3, IMPLAD_Smil_shh, whole genome shotgun sequence genomic DNA includes:
- the LOC131018673 gene encoding uncharacterized protein LOC131018673: MAKTKGETVSGSTQPPTRKRTTKPRPSTKQTTRRTASEETSIKATEEPVVTIQTEEKGLEDVSAMEEREVEKETSEEMIEALKKQVEEEQPAPTPPIKKPRKTLKKSTPAQAAKEWKVTPKLPAPPKPAPSFEEGKTTTESEEGEEEGDEATHETKVEASTPQSKVVKIGAKRKLDVTKLPLPTKTKPAVAGSKTKGKEVQSKAKKATPAEKEKGKQDEKDPERTETVESSKSEEVLALKKPTSSIATTAKPKFTKQKGLYFLVNEALEELGITERVEGYFDGIGWKKVLEWNPKAFQKLTEEFMGTIEFKPKGNYTIETPGTLRFQLRSRMFPLSINELNIHLGVIEARDIYEEEYKQAETIASPEWRSRIDHYWSMLSTRTKYVKNSSK, from the exons ATGGCAAAGACTAAAGGAGAAACTGTTTCTGGAAGCACTCAACCTCCGACGAGGAAAAGGACCACCAAACCCCGACCTTCGACGAAACAAACTACTAGGCGGACTGCCTCCGAGGAAACTTCTATCAAAGCTACCGAAGAGCCAGTTGTAACCATTCAGACGGAGGAGAAAGGGCTGGAAGATGTTTCTGCCATGGAAGAGCGTGAGGTTGAGAAAGAAACCTCAGAAGAGATGATCGAGGCACTGAAAAAGCAAGTTGAGGAAGAACAGCCCGCACCTACCCCGCCGATAAAGAAGCCGAGAAAAACTCTGAAGAAATCAACCCCCGCTCAAGCTGCCAAGGAGTGGAAAGTCACTCCAAAACTCCCTGCACCACCGAAACCTGCGCCATCATTTGAAGAAGGAAAGACGACGACGGAGTCcgaggaaggagaagaagaaggagatgaGGCCACCCACGAGACAAAAGTGGAGGCTTCCACACCCCAGAGCAAGGTGGTGAAAATCGGAGCAAAGAGAAAGTTGGATGTCACCAAGCTTCCTCTGCCCACGAAAACCAAACCGGCGGTAGCCGGAAGTAAGACGAAGGGCAAGGAAGTTCAGAGCAAGGCTAAGAAGGCAACTCCCGCTGAAAAGGAAAAGGGCAAGCAAGACGAGAAAGATCCAGAGAGGACTGAAACTGTGGAAAGCTCCAAGTCGGAGGAAGTTTTGGCACTAAAGAAACCCACCTCCAGTATAGCCACTACTGCAAAACCAAAGTTTACAAAGCAAAAAGGCTTG TACTTTTTGGTTAATGAAGCTCTGGAGGAGTTGGGGATAACAGAGAGAGTGGAAGGCTATTTTGATGGGATAGGTTGGAAGAAGGTATTGGAGTGGAACCCGAAGGCATTCCAGAAGCTGACGGAGGAATTCATGGGCACTATTGAATTTAAGCCCAAAGGAAACTACACGATTGAGACCCCGGGTACTTTGCGGTTCCAGTTGCGAAGTAGGATGTTCCCGCTTTCGATCAATGAGCTGAACATCCACCTCGGGGTGATTGAAGCCAGAGATATTTATGAAGAAGAGTACAAGCAAGCTGAAACTATAGCCTCACCAGAGTGGAGAAGTCGGATTGACCACTATTGGTCGATGTTGTCTACCAGAACCAAATATGTCAAAAACAGCAGCAAGTAA